Genomic DNA from Desulfuromonas versatilis:
CACCAGCAACCAGAGCCCCCTGGTACAGCTCTTCGGCCTGCCCTACCCCGAGACCTCCCGGGTACTCGACCAGGGCCGGTTCGCCGCCGCCCTCACCCTGGACGCCGCCAGCAATTTCACGGAAAGCCAGACGGCGACCGAGGAGATCGTCCTGGACGGCGAAACCTACCGCTACACCCTGGCCCTGCGCTACGGGCTGGGCGGCCGCGCCGAGTTGGGGCTGGACATCCCTTACCTCAGCCAGAGCGGGGGCTTTCTGGACGGCTTCATCGAGGACTGGCATTCCACCTTCAGCCTCCCTCAGGGCGGGCGCAGCGAGGCCGAGGACGACCAGTTGAACTTTACCTACCGCGAGGCGGGCGTCACCGCCTTCAGCCGCACCGAAGCCGCCGACGGCCTGGGCGATATCCGCCTGAGCGGCGCGCTGCAGCTGACCCGCCAGGACTGGGGCAGCCCCGCCACCAGCGCCCTGCGATTGAGCCTCAAGCTGCCCACCGGCGACAGTGACCGCCTTTTCGGCAGCGGTGGATACGACCTCTCCCTGGCCATTTCCGGCCAGAAGCTTCTGTCCCCGGGCGACGGCGGCCTGGGCCTGTTCGGCACCCTCGGGGCCATGGCCATGAGCGAAGGCGACGTGCTCGGCGACAAGCAGCGCCGGGTCGCCGGTTTCGCCAACCTCGGCCTGGCCTGGGCGGCGCTCGACTGGCTGCATCTGAAACTGCAGCTCGACGGCCACACGGCGTTTTTCGGGGACAGCGACCTGGACGAGATCGCCGCCGACTCGGCGCAGCTGGTGATGGGCGGGACCCTGGCCCTCACCGATGCCACCGGTCTCGACCTGGCCGTGGTCGAGGACATCGTCGTCGACAGCGCCCCCGACGTGGTCTTTCACCTGGCCCTTCGCCACTGGTTCTAGTGCACTGTGCGGCTAATCCTGTCCTATAATTCCGGCCCTTTTGACCGCTGTCTTCGTTGTGCCTCCTTGGTTTAGCGCATGGCTAGGCCTGCGTCGGCAGCGCCTTGACAGCGATCAAAATGACTCGGAATTAACTGACACGATTAACCAAACAGTACACTAGGCGCCGAAGCCGCCGACGGTTGACATCCGCCCCGGCGATGATTAATTTTTCCGGGACAACCACCACCAGGAGCCGTATCCCATGAACGACGAACAGACCCCGGAAATCGACCAGGACTCACCCGCCAACGGCAACCACCAGCCGAGCCCCGCCGAAGAGGGGCTGGTGCTGGCCACGGAAGTACTCCCGGCCGGCCTGCCGATCATCCCGCTTCGCCCCCGCCCGGTCTTCCCCGGGCTGATGATCCCCCTGGCCGTCTCCGGCCCGTCCCGGGTCGCCGCCGTCAAAAAGGCGCTGCAGACGCCCACCCAGGCCCTGGGCCTGGTTCTGGTGCAAAATCCCGAGGGCGACGACACCCCGGCCAATCTTCACCATGTCGGCGTAGCCGGACGCATCCTCAAGCTCATCCATGAGGATGATGAAAACATGCAGTTTCTCTTCAACTGCATGGAGCGCTTTTCCATCGAGGAGCTCAAGGAGGGCGGCGACGGCCTCTACGCCTGGGTCAAGTACCACTATAGCGCCGAACTCTCGGTCAACCCCGAGCTCAAGGCTTATTCCATGGCCATCATCTCCACCCTCAAGGAGCTGATCAAGATCAACCCCCTGTACACCGAGGAGATCAAGATGTTCCTCGGCCGCTCGAGCCTTGACGATCCGGGGCGGCTGGCCGATTTCGCCGCCAACCTGACCAGCGCCGACGGCCAGGAGCTGCAGACCATCCTCGAGACCTTCGACGTGCGCAAGCGCATCGACCGGGTGCTGGTGCTGCTGAAAAAGGAACTCGAGGTCTCGCGGATGCAGACCAAGATCAGCAGGCAGATCGAGGAGAAGGTTTCCGCCCACCAGCGCGAGTTTTTCCTCAAGGAGCAGCTCAAGGCGATCAAGAAGGAGCTGGGCCTCGAGAAGGAAGGGAAGACCGCCGAGATCGAAAAATTCGAGGAGCGCCTGCAGGGGCTCGAGCTCAACCCCGAGGCGCAGAAAGCCGTCGAGGAGGAGTTGGAGAAATTCCGCCTGCTCGAGCCCTCCTCCCCCGAGTACAACGTCTCGCGCAACTACCTCGACTGGCTGACCATCCTGCCCTGGGGCAGGCACAGCCGCGACTCCTTCAACCTGGCCAAGGCCCGGCGGGTGCTGGACCGCGACCATTACGGCCTCGACGACGTCAAGGAGCGCATCCTCGAGTTCATCGCCGTGGGCAAGATGAAGGGGGACATCTCCGGCTCGATCCTCTGCCTGGTCGGCCCCCCGGGGGTCGGCAAGACCTCCATTGGCAAGAGCATCGCCGGCGCCCTGGGGCGCCGGTTCTACCGTTTCTCGCTGGGCGGGATGCGCGACGAGGCCGAGATCAAGGGGCACCGGCGCACCTACATCGGCGCCATGCCCGGCAAGTTCGTCCAGGCGATGAAGAGCGCCGGCACCGCCAACCCGGTGCTGATGCTCGACGAGATCGACAAGATCGGCGCCTCCTTCCAGGGCGACCCGGCCTCGGCGCTGCTCGAGGTGCTCGACCCCGAACAGAACAGCAGCTTTCGCGACCACTACCTGGATGTCCCCTTCGACCTGTCCAACGTGCTGTTCGTGGCCACCGCCAACCAGCTCGACACCATCCCGGGGCCGCTGCTCGACCGCATGGAGGTGATCCGCCTTTCGGGGTACATCCTCGAGGAGAAGGTGGAGATCGCCCGGCGCTACCTGATCCCCAAGGCGCTGGAGAACCACGGGCTGGCCAAGGGGCAGGTGAGCATCGGCAAAGCTGCGCTGACCCGCATCGTCGACCAGTACGCCCGCGAGGCCGGGGTGCGCAACCTGGAGAACCGCATCA
This window encodes:
- a CDS encoding DUF3187 family protein gives rise to the protein MTRLLHALCAALLCASLLPLPAFALELYPLGTSNQSPLVQLFGLPYPETSRVLDQGRFAAALTLDAASNFTESQTATEEIVLDGETYRYTLALRYGLGGRAELGLDIPYLSQSGGFLDGFIEDWHSTFSLPQGGRSEAEDDQLNFTYREAGVTAFSRTEAADGLGDIRLSGALQLTRQDWGSPATSALRLSLKLPTGDSDRLFGSGGYDLSLAISGQKLLSPGDGGLGLFGTLGAMAMSEGDVLGDKQRRVAGFANLGLAWAALDWLHLKLQLDGHTAFFGDSDLDEIAADSAQLVMGGTLALTDATGLDLAVVEDIVVDSAPDVVFHLALRHWF
- the lon gene encoding endopeptidase La, with amino-acid sequence MNDEQTPEIDQDSPANGNHQPSPAEEGLVLATEVLPAGLPIIPLRPRPVFPGLMIPLAVSGPSRVAAVKKALQTPTQALGLVLVQNPEGDDTPANLHHVGVAGRILKLIHEDDENMQFLFNCMERFSIEELKEGGDGLYAWVKYHYSAELSVNPELKAYSMAIISTLKELIKINPLYTEEIKMFLGRSSLDDPGRLADFAANLTSADGQELQTILETFDVRKRIDRVLVLLKKELEVSRMQTKISRQIEEKVSAHQREFFLKEQLKAIKKELGLEKEGKTAEIEKFEERLQGLELNPEAQKAVEEELEKFRLLEPSSPEYNVSRNYLDWLTILPWGRHSRDSFNLAKARRVLDRDHYGLDDVKERILEFIAVGKMKGDISGSILCLVGPPGVGKTSIGKSIAGALGRRFYRFSLGGMRDEAEIKGHRRTYIGAMPGKFVQAMKSAGTANPVLMLDEIDKIGASFQGDPASALLEVLDPEQNSSFRDHYLDVPFDLSNVLFVATANQLDTIPGPLLDRMEVIRLSGYILEEKVEIARRYLIPKALENHGLAKGQVSIGKAALTRIVDQYAREAGVRNLENRIKKIMRKAAMEFAQGRTGKISIGAADLEAYLGKPVFTPDEVFEDVPGVVTGLAWTSMGGATLQIEATAMASRGKGFKQTGQLGKVMVESSEIAYSYVMAHLERFGAAPDYFDKHFVHLHVPAGATPKDGPSAGVTMTTALLSMITGRPVKKKLGMTGELTLTGRVLPIGGVKEKTIAARRIGLKTLIFPAANRSDFEELPEYLKEGIEVHFVKDYEEVYKVALGGGKKAKAPRAR